The Deltaproteobacteria bacterium genome segment AACGCACAGACCTTCTTCGCAAAGAATTTGCGTCAAACCAAACGAAGGATGGCAATCATAATCGCATTGAGGTCCACTGAACCCATCACAATTTAGAGCCTCTTCATAGGCTGTCTCAAATTGACTATTCACTCCTTCGCAACCGCCCTCGCAGTTAGTACAGTCAATATAGACCGCACGGCAATCCGCCGCCTCAGCACACATTCGATGGGAGTCATCGACGACAAGGTTGCTTGATACTGCTATCGCCGATGCGTCACTCTCCTCAGAGCTTGACCCTTGGGCATTTTCAGTTCCTGAATCTTGCGAGTTGGTTTCAGCCGCACACCCGAACCATGAACCTGCCGTCCCCAAGACACATAAAAGCACCACAGCATTCCTAAACAATGGACAATTCACACTTTACCTCCGCCTATTTCCGTTTGGGCTATGAATCAAGAAAAGCAAACTGTATGCCAATCGCGAAGCAGTTCATGCCTATGAAATCAAACACTTTTATGCGGCTCAAAGCGAACATGCAGCCACAGGTATGTATACAAAGGTGGACAGAACGAAAACAAACGTTGAAGAAAGTGACATACGAAAATTAGGATGCTTGAGTGGCGAGACGCAAACACACTATTCTTAGATTACACTTTGATGAGGAATCAAGATGACGCCCACAATGCTTCGGCTTTCCGCCCTTCTTATTGGTATGGTCCTTTGTTCGTGTGGGCGTGTTGGTGGACTAACCCCTCCTCCCGGCTCTGTGCCGCTTGTGCTTGCCGATGAATCTCCGAACTTTGGTGTTTGGACGGGTCAAATAGGTGCAACCGACCCACGCGATTATGACCAAGGTATATTTCTCAACGCGATTCAGGGCATTCGTGAGAAGAGCTGGCAATACATTGGTATCTATACCGAGAAAACTATTATCGGTCTCGCGATTGTTGATGTTGGATATATAGGAACGATGTTCGCATACGTATACGACTGTGACACGCAGGAACTTTGGCAAACAGAAGTAGAACCGCCACTGGCGGCCGGGATTCGCGTAGACCGGAACGTCGACCTTGGCTACTCCACGTTTGAGAGCGGCGACCAGCAATTAAGAATCGTAAATGACATCTACGCGGGGTATCGTCATGTCTATCTCGAGCTTGAGAAAGACGGAAAACCCTTTAAGTTGTCGGTGCGTATTCAAGACGACTTTGAAGAGGTCGTACCACTCCAGGTTGTACGACCCACTCCCTCCGAAACCTTCAGTTTCACCCATAAAGCGGCCGGCCTCCCTGTGTCGGGCATGGCTCAGGTGGGCGACCGAAAGTTTACCTTCAATCCATCAACTGACTTTGCGGCAGTCGACTATACGTTTGGATTCCCCGCGTACCACACGATTTGGAACTGGGCCTCTATGGCTGGCAAAGCCTCCGACGGTACAATGGTAGGTCTCAACCTCGTAGATCCCATCCATGACAATACCATCAACGAGAACGGTTTATGGATTAACGGAGAACTTATTCAGCTTGGCAATGCCCGTTTCGTATTCGACAAAAACGACCCGATGAAACCATGGACGATAAAAACCGATAAGGGTCACGTTGATCTTGTTTTCACTCCACTCGGCAAACGAGCGAAGGAAATAGACCTGGGCCTTTTATTATCCACCTTCCAGCAACCATTTGGACACTTCTCCGGCACAGTTAAAGACGCAAACGGTAAAGCCTACACGATTCACAAGATGCCCGGAGTTGTTGAGGACCACGAAGCCCGGTGGTAGCGCCTCACATAACTCCTGATACCTGCGGCGGCGCCTCATCCTGGTAAATATAATGTTCCTCTTAAGGCAATTTATGGGGTTGCTTCTGGCGCACCGGGTACCCTTCGTAGAGATGGGGTTATCATGGTTATTCGACTGTTTTTATTCATCTTCGCTTTTGGGCTAAGCGCAACTTCAAACGCCCACAAACCTTTTTTCAGTGACGGCCAATTCAGTGGTCCAGAAAGCGCTTACCAAATCGAAGATATTGATGTGTCTATCGTTCTCTACCACGAAGTCACATGCGACTCGCAAGCCGTCTGGCTACGTTTTGATAATAAGGCCGGCGACCTCCTCTACCATCAAGTAGGCGTCCCTTATCTCGAACGCATGTCCGATTATCGACCCGTCCTTGCAGTGGTGGCTCCAGGGCTAGAAATGGAAGACGTCCCATTCGAAGTTCCAGAAGGTATGGGAGCAAAAATTCTCGAAACGAGCTGGGTCCAGGAACCAGAGGAATTCCTTGAACCATTTACGAGCACCCGTTCGTGGATCCTCAACGACAATTTGCTAGAGCTACCTGCCGAGGGCGAAGGCTACGTCGTAGCGTGGCACCCAGAAGGCTTAACAGGCAAGCTTTGGGTTGCTGTTGGCACAGTGGAAGACTTCACCCCCGACGACATTGCGAGAGTTACCGGACTTGGCCGAAGACTCCAGGACTTCCATGAGCAACGCAATCACTCGCCTCGCCCCGAAATGATGATCTGTGACTCACCCCTGTCGGCTCAAGGGGGCTGCGCCGCATCACCACCCTCATGGCCGTTCCTGTGCTTGTTCCTTTGGTGCATTGCGCGGCGGAAGACTGGGCATAAGCGGACCTGACATCGTTAAGCTATCGGATTGTGGCCGAAAACCTTTCTCACGTCACGTAAGAGCTAGACAGCGCATAACGACACCGTTAGCATTTTAATTAAATGTTCCCCGCGCACATAAGGATCTCACGATGACACGTTCTCAGTTTCGACACCAAGGGCTACATGCCTCCCTTGCTTTAGCCGCATGCTTTACACTCACACTGATTTCATGCGCCGATAAGGAAGACGTCGGCACCAGTACAACAGGCAATGACTCAACCAGCTCAGCCGTCGAAGCCACTGATGCATGCTTTACTGCATGTATAGAACGAGGTGGAGACGAGGCCACGTGTGCCGAGGCCTGCGCGCGCATCGGCGGTGATTCCTGTTATGAGGGCTGCATCGAACGAGGCGGAGACGAAACAGACTGCCGTGAAGTATGCAGCGGAGACTCAGCGGATTCCTGCTACGACGGTTGTATAGC includes the following:
- a CDS encoding DUF2804 domain-containing protein, which gives rise to MTPTMLRLSALLIGMVLCSCGRVGGLTPPPGSVPLVLADESPNFGVWTGQIGATDPRDYDQGIFLNAIQGIREKSWQYIGIYTEKTIIGLAIVDVGYIGTMFAYVYDCDTQELWQTEVEPPLAAGIRVDRNVDLGYSTFESGDQQLRIVNDIYAGYRHVYLELEKDGKPFKLSVRIQDDFEEVVPLQVVRPTPSETFSFTHKAAGLPVSGMAQVGDRKFTFNPSTDFAAVDYTFGFPAYHTIWNWASMAGKASDGTMVGLNLVDPIHDNTINENGLWINGELIQLGNARFVFDKNDPMKPWTIKTDKGHVDLVFTPLGKRAKEIDLGLLLSTFQQPFGHFSGTVKDANGKAYTIHKMPGVVEDHEARW